A part of Bacteroidia bacterium genomic DNA contains:
- a CDS encoding ion transporter has translation MKSKLEHLFTHDRPVAMVISLNAVILFLLSFDLKPDLMLLLEALDAVFLFYFLMEAVTKISMSGWRQYISSGWNKFDLAILIMSIPSFLLLFESNFPNFSILFVFRVIRMVRFFKFIKFIPNIQELIAGVRRAFHASIFVLLAFFIYSFVISLVSCRMFQGIAPDQFGDPLISFYNIFKIFTIEGWYEVPEELIKNSNMSPIGVFFTKLYFITIVISGGLFGLSIVNAIFVEEMVRDNNDNMVLQIEEINRKLNLLLDQKNATPVLPQEPILPEMPPLAESADNGQ, from the coding sequence ATGAAATCGAAGCTGGAACACTTATTTACCCATGACAGGCCTGTCGCCATGGTGATCAGCCTGAATGCGGTAATTCTTTTTTTGCTCTCATTTGACTTAAAACCTGACCTGATGCTGCTACTTGAAGCATTGGATGCAGTCTTTTTGTTTTATTTTCTGATGGAAGCTGTCACGAAGATCAGTATGAGCGGGTGGCGGCAATATATCAGCTCAGGGTGGAATAAGTTTGATTTGGCGATATTGATCATGAGCATTCCCTCTTTTCTACTCCTTTTTGAATCCAATTTCCCCAACTTTTCGATCCTGTTTGTGTTCCGCGTAATACGAATGGTGAGGTTTTTTAAGTTCATCAAATTTATCCCCAATATTCAGGAACTGATTGCGGGTGTGCGAAGAGCCTTTCACGCTTCCATATTTGTGCTGCTGGCCTTTTTCATTTACAGTTTTGTGATCTCTTTGGTCAGTTGCAGGATGTTTCAGGGTATTGCTCCCGATCAGTTTGGCGATCCACTGATTTCTTTTTACAATATTTTTAAAATATTCACCATTGAAGGATGGTATGAAGTACCGGAGGAACTGATAAAAAACTCCAATATGAGCCCGATCGGTGTGTTTTTTACCAAACTCTACTTCATTACCATTGTCATCTCGGGCGGGTTATTTGGGCTCTCTATTGTGAATGCAATTTTTGTGGAGGAAATGGTCAGGGACAACAACGACAATATGGTGCTTCAAATTGAAGAAATTAACCGCAAACTCAATCTCCTGTTGGACCAAAAAAACGCTACACCAGTATTACCCCAGGAGCCCATATTGCCAGAAATGCCTCCCCTTGCGGAATCCGCAGATAATGGCCAATAA
- a CDS encoding acyl-CoA dehydrogenase family protein produces MNFELTEEHLMVQQMARDFAENELKPGVIDRDEKQYFPKELLNRMAELGLMGMMVNPQYGGGGMDTMSYVLALTEIAKWDASAAVILSVTNSLVAWGMEKFANEDQKQKYLTKIASGEHIGAFCLSEPEAGSDATQQRTTAIDKGDHYVLTGTKNWITNASIADTYLVMAHTDREKGHRGINCLIVEKGMEGFELGPKENKLGIRGSDTHSLNFNEVKVPKENRIGEDGFGFVFAMKTLNGGRIGIASQALGIATGAYELALAYSHIRKSFGTEIKNHQAIQFKLAEMATEIEAAKFLIWKAATEKDAGREYKVSAAMAKLYASKTAMFCADEAIQIHGGNGYVKEYHVERMLRDAKITQIYEGTSEIQKIVIARGLTK; encoded by the coding sequence ATGAATTTTGAATTAACAGAAGAGCACCTGATGGTGCAACAAATGGCCCGGGACTTTGCAGAAAATGAACTCAAGCCGGGGGTGATTGATCGCGATGAAAAACAATATTTCCCCAAAGAACTGCTCAACCGCATGGCAGAGCTGGGCCTGATGGGAATGATGGTAAATCCTCAGTATGGCGGAGGAGGTATGGATACAATGTCTTATGTACTTGCCCTTACCGAAATCGCCAAATGGGATGCATCAGCCGCCGTCATTTTATCCGTCACCAACTCCCTCGTTGCCTGGGGAATGGAAAAATTTGCCAATGAAGACCAGAAACAAAAGTATCTGACAAAAATTGCCTCAGGTGAACATATCGGAGCGTTTTGCCTTTCAGAACCAGAGGCAGGAAGCGACGCTACCCAGCAACGTACCACCGCTATAGACAAAGGCGATCATTATGTGCTTACCGGCACCAAAAACTGGATCACCAATGCCTCCATTGCAGATACGTACCTCGTCATGGCCCATACCGACAGAGAAAAAGGCCATAGAGGGATCAATTGCCTGATTGTGGAAAAAGGAATGGAAGGCTTTGAACTGGGGCCCAAAGAAAATAAACTGGGAATCAGAGGATCTGATACCCATTCCCTCAACTTCAACGAAGTAAAAGTACCTAAAGAAAACCGTATCGGGGAAGATGGCTTCGGCTTTGTGTTTGCCATGAAAACCCTGAATGGTGGCCGTATTGGTATTGCATCGCAGGCGCTGGGCATTGCCACAGGTGCTTATGAGCTGGCACTGGCCTATTCCCATATCCGAAAATCATTTGGTACAGAAATCAAAAACCATCAGGCCATACAGTTTAAACTGGCCGAAATGGCAACAGAAATCGAAGCCGCCAAATTTCTGATCTGGAAAGCAGCTACAGAAAAAGATGCCGGAAGGGAATACAAAGTCTCCGCAGCTATGGCCAAGCTCTATGCCTCCAAAACCGCAATGTTTTGTGCCGATGAAGCCATACAGATTCATGGAGGAAACGGCTATGTCAAGGAATATCACGTCGAAAGGATGTTGAGAGACGCCAAGATCACTCAAATCTACGAGGGAACCAGCGAAATCCAGAAAATCGTGATTGCCCGGGGGTTAACCAAATAA
- a CDS encoding putative metal-dependent hydrolase: protein MSEDQLEHLRYPVGRFSRPGRLTPDQRKTMIQTIAETPARVRQLVQHLSDSQLDTPYRPEGWTIRQVVHHMADSHLNSYIRFKWTLTEDEPLIKTYNQKAWAEMPEAAHGPVSYSLTLLEGLHARWVAMLNQMTESDFETRLTHPEQGKIDLDHMLGLYEWHCRHHLAHIALVTF from the coding sequence ATGAGCGAAGACCAACTTGAACACCTGCGTTATCCTGTCGGACGATTTTCCAGACCCGGCAGACTGACACCAGATCAGAGAAAAACGATGATTCAGACCATAGCTGAAACGCCCGCCCGGGTACGGCAATTGGTTCAACATCTTTCCGATTCTCAGCTTGATACGCCTTACCGTCCCGAAGGATGGACGATCAGACAAGTCGTACATCATATGGCTGACAGTCACCTCAATAGTTATATAAGGTTTAAGTGGACCCTCACCGAAGATGAGCCCCTGATTAAGACCTACAACCAGAAGGCCTGGGCAGAAATGCCGGAGGCGGCTCATGGCCCGGTAAGCTATTCGCTGACATTACTGGAAGGGCTGCATGCGCGCTGGGTAGCGATGCTCAACCAAATGACAGAAAGTGATTTTGAGACCAGACTTACCCACCCCGAACAAGGCAAAATAGACCTTGATCATATGCTGGGGCTCTACGAATGGCACTGCCGCCACCACCTGGCTCATATCGCACTTGTAACATTTTAA